In Dermacentor andersoni chromosome 4, qqDerAnde1_hic_scaffold, whole genome shotgun sequence, the following proteins share a genomic window:
- the LOC126532386 gene encoding scoloptoxin SSD14-like codes for MNRRKSFAVERKERMEKERKERKQHHRKADDELADAAKAQGPSLQLKEESPTKGASPPQPPDAEETKQTKISRKMSRKMSRIDEYKSYTTSGGGISRPVTEETRRKRQLQLSIVLLGLAVMAAFFLSLVLYVTVFMRRSGAPRQPRYVSPTPTASFAKWVAVTGDTLCKSEARRMFDMNGTVGDAAVATMLCLCVVLPYRCGLGGGFIATYYNRQSQEARAIVAREVAPASAFPDMYRERANQSLHGFTAVAVFGELRGYEALLNLTGTNVPWNKLFAKAIEYADSGFEVSAEFAQVIQEHSQAISDDYTRTLRQMLMNAKTGKFFDKGDIFHNKVLAQTLKNISDNPLKGSSLSTGPLAEAMLGDINKYGNEHITLTDLKNYEPWVARVQSLQLSNEERVLVPLPPSGGVLTAFALSIIDNFRSNAGLLPDDVLSAHRVVEALKFAYGTRPKMGDLRKVPRVSSLISSIMSPDRATEIAQKISSKPHPNVEDYGLDSVSAEDHGSGQLVIVAPDGDAIAMTSTINTPFGALVASSSTGIILNNQMHDFSTQGTADVYGFPAGKENDIAPGKSPMSSLTPLIVVDRSGDVLFVGSALGGTKCTSALTQVVVRTLWMQHTVKEAIDAGRLHNHLLPENVVRYEKTADKDVLWWLKKQGHVLASDQWQGDVIAVQRVQSEKVYRGNYDFRHTSSGALDGA; via the coding sequence ATGAACCGGCGCAAGTCGTTCGCAGTCGAGCGCAAGGAGCGCATGGAGAAGGAGCGGAAGGAGCGGAAGCAGCACCACCGCAAGGCTGACGACGAGCTTGCCGACGCCGCCAAGGCGCAGGGTCCGTCGCTGCAGCTCAAAGAAGAGAGCCCCACGAAGGGCGCCTCCCCGCCGCAGCCGCCTGATGCGGAAGAGACCAAGCAAACGAAGATATCCCGCAAGATGAGCCGCAAGATGAGCCGAATCGACGAATACAAGTCGTACACCACGAGCGGTGGCGGCATTTCCCGGCCGGTGACGGAAGAGACGCGCCGCAAGAGGCAGCTGCAGCTGTCCATCGTGCTGCTCGGCTTGGCGGTGATGGCCGCGTTCTTCCTGAGCCTCGTCCTCTACGTCACTGTGTTCATGCGCCGGAGCGGCGCACCACGGCAGCCCCGGTACGTGTCGCCCACGCCCACCGCCTCGTTCGCCAAGTGGGTGGCCGTCACCGGCGACACGCTATGCAAGTCGGAGGCCAGGAGGATGTTCGACATGAACGGAACCGTGGGCGACGCGGCCGTAGCCACCATGCTGTGCTTGTGCGTCGTGCTTCCCTACCGGTGCGGCCTGGGCGGCGGCTTCATCGCCACGTACTACAACAGGCAAAGTCAGGAGGCCAGAGCCATCGTGGCCAGGGAGGTGGCTCCGGCCAGCGCATTTCCGGACATGTACCGGGAGAGAGCCAACCAATCTCTCCATGGTTTCACGGCGGTGGCCGTGTTCGGCGAACTGCGCGGCTACGAGGCGCTGCTCAACTTGACCGGCACGAATGTCCCCTGGAACAAGCTCTTCGCGAAGGCCATCGAGTACGCCGATAGCGGCTTCGAGGTCAGCGCGGAATTTGCCCAGGTCATCCAGGAGCACTCGCAGGCCATCAGCGACGACTATACCAGGACGCTCAGGCAAATGTTAATGAACGCAAAGACGGGAAAATTCTTTGATAAAGGAGACATCTTCCACAACAAGGTGCTGGCCCAGACGCTCAAGAACATCTCTGACAACCCGCTGAAGGGGAGTTCTCTGTCCACAGGCCCGTTGGCTGAAGCCATGTTGGGCGACATCAACAAGTATGGCAACGAGCACATCACCCTGACCGACTTGAAGAATTACGAACCGTGGGTGGCGAGAGTGCAGAGCCTGCAGCTGTCCAATGAGGAACGCGTACTTGTGCCTCTGCCGCCCTCGGGCGGAGTGTTAACGGCCTTCGCCCTCTCCATCATAGACAACTTTCGCAGTAATGCCGGCCTTCTGCCCGACGACGTCTTGTCCGCGCATCGTGTGGTCGAAGCCCTGAAGTTTGCCTACGGGACACGCCCGAAGATGGGTGACTTGCGGAAGGTGCCGAGGGTGTCCTCGCTCATTAGCTCCATCATGAGTCCGGACAGGGCCACGGAGATCGCGCAGAAGATCAGCAGCAAGCCTCACCCGAATGTGGAGGATTATGGCCTCGACTCCGTGAGCGCGGAAGACCACGGCTCGGGCCAGCTTGTCATCGTAGCGCCCGACGGTGACGCTATTGCGATGACGAGCACCATCAACACCCCTTTCGGAGCACTGGTTGCGTCCAGTTCAACTGGAATCATTCTCAACAACCAGATGCACGACTTCTCGACGCAGGGTACTGCAGACGTTTACGGCTTCCCGGCGGGAAAGGAGAACGACATCGCACCAGGCAAGAGTCCCATGTCCTCCTTGACGCCCCTTATCGTAGTCGACCGATCTGGCGACGTGCTCTTCGTCGGGTCGGCGCTGGGCGGGACGAAATGCACCTCCGCCTTGACGCAGGTCGTGGTGAGGACCCTATGGATGCAGCACACAGTCAAGGAGGCCATTGACGCCGGTCGCCTGCACAACCACCTCTTGCCAGAGAACGTTGTCAGGTACGAGAAGACCGCGGACAAGGACGTGCTCTGGTGGCTCAAGAAGCAGGGTCACGTGCTGGCCTCCGACCAGTGGCAGGGCGACGTCATCGCCGTGCAGCGCGTCCAGTCGGAAAAGGTTTACCGCGGGAACTACGACTTCCGACACACGAGCAGCGGGGCTCTCGACGGAGCTTAA